DNA sequence from the Bradyrhizobium diazoefficiens genome:
AACCGGGTTCGGCGAAAGCGAGCCTGGCGGAGGCGGTGAAGAAGGCGGGGGAGGAGTAAGCTAGCACTGCTGTCGTTCCGGGGCGCGCGATAGCGCGAACCCCGAATCTCGAGATTCCGGGTTCGATGCTGCGCATCGCCCCGGAATGACGATGCAAGAGCATCGTCACATCAACAAATCGATCAAATGTGGGATCAGCGGAATGTCCGCGGGCGGCATCGGATAGTCGCGCAGTTTGTTGGCGCGGACCCAGGCGAGGGTCTGGCCCTCGCGGGGCGCCACCTGCCCTTCCCAGCGCCGGCAGATATAAAGCGGCATCAACAGGTGAAACGTCTCGTAGCCGTAGCTCGCAAAGGTTAGCGGCGCCAGGCAGGGTTCGGCAACCGTGATGCCGAGCTCCTCGTGGAGCTCGCGGATCAGGCTCTGCTCCGGCCGTTCGCCGGGTTCACATTTGCCGCCGGGAAATTCCCAGAGGCCGGCCAGCGTCTTGCCTTCGGGGCGCTGCGCGATCAGCACGCGTCTGTCCGCATCGACGAGTGCGCACGCTACCACCAGTGTCAGTTTGAGATCGGCCATATGTGATTATCTGAAGATCATCCGTAACGGCTTGTTAACCCCGCTATGGCCGGCGGTTCTACGGTCTCCATAAGTCATATTTAATCGATGGTTCGTAGGGTGGGAACACTTAAAACCATTCCGGACCTGAGCCATGCATGCCGCGTTTCGCGCCCTCATTCACACGTTCGTCCGTGACAGGCGCGGCAACATCGCGGTGATCTTCGCAATTGCCAGCGTCCCGCTGATCACGGCGGTCGGCTGTGCGGTTGACTACTCCCGTGCCACCCAGACGCGGTCCAAGCTGCAGGCTGCGGCCGATGCGGCCAGCGTCGGCTCGATCGCCAAGGCCTCGCCGGCCTTTCTGGCGGCGGGCTCGATGACGTCGGACGGCCCAATTCCTGCCGGCGTGACCGACGCCCAGAACATCTTCGATGCCAACCGCGCCAATCTGACCGGCTACACGCTCAACAGCGTGACGCCGACCGTGGTCAAGAGCGGCTCGACCATCACCTCGACGGTCGCGTTCAGCGCCAATATCAACACCATCTTTCTCGGTCTGATCGGCAAGACCGCGCTGACTGTCTCCGGCACGTCGTCCTCGACGGCCAACATGCCGCTCTATGTCGATTTCTATCTGCTGCTGGACAATTCACCGTCGATGGGCGTGGGAGCCACGCCAGACGATGTCACCGCGTTGGTGAACGCGACATCGGGATCCTCTTGGGGCAACAAACAGAATTGCGCGTTCGCCTGCCACGACTACAACGATTCGAATAGCACTTACAATCTGGCGAAAACCATTGGAGCGACCACGCGCATCGATGTGCTGCGCACGGCGACCCAATCCCTGATGGACACAGCCGCTAAGACCGAGACCTATTCCAATCAGTTCCGGATGGCGATCTACGATTTCGGCGCCTCGTCGAAGACGATCGGCCTTCGCGCGCTGTTCTCACTGTCGGCCAGCCTATCGAGTGCCAAGACCGCAGCCGCGAGTATCGACCTTATGGGTGTCTACGGCAACAACGATGCTTATACGGCCGACAAAGACACGCAATTCAGCAAAATTTTTCCGGCGATGGCCAATCTGATTCCCGCATCGGGAAGCGGCACCTCGTCAGCACCGCTGAAATACCTCTTCTTTGTATCAGATGGCGTCGCCGACGAGAGCAATGCAGCTTGCTCCAAGACCATGTATAATAGTCGTTGGGGCAACATCTCGCCACGCTGCCAGTCGCCGCTGGATGCGACGCTTTGCGACGCGCTGAAGAAGAACAACGTCAAGATTGCCGTGCTCTACACGACCTATCTGAAACTGAAAGATAACCAGTGGTACATGGATTGGATCGATCCATTTAACCAGCCGCCTTTCGGGCCCTCGCCGAACAGCGAGATCGCGCAGAACATGCAGAAATGCGCCTCGCCCGGGCTCTATTTCGAGGTCAGTCCCACCGAGGGCATCTCGGACGCGATGAACGCGCTGTTCAAGAAGGCGGTCGCCGACGCGCGGATTGCGAGCTGAGGCGCGAAGCGCGTCGTTCCGGGGCGAGGCGGCGCATCGCCCCGGAATGACGGCTTTTAGCTACGACCTGTAATCTCCGTTGATCGCGACATACTCCTTGGTGAGATCGCAGGTCAGCACGCGATCGCGGCCCTTGCCGAGGCCGAGCGAGACCTTGATCGCAATCTCCGGGGCCTTCATCGCCTCCGACACCTGGGCTTC
Encoded proteins:
- a CDS encoding (deoxy)nucleoside triphosphate pyrophosphohydrolase — protein: MADLKLTLVVACALVDADRRVLIAQRPEGKTLAGLWEFPGGKCEPGERPEQSLIRELHEELGITVAEPCLAPLTFASYGYETFHLLMPLYICRRWEGQVAPREGQTLAWVRANKLRDYPMPPADIPLIPHLIDLLM
- a CDS encoding TadE/TadG family type IV pilus assembly protein; translated protein: MHAAFRALIHTFVRDRRGNIAVIFAIASVPLITAVGCAVDYSRATQTRSKLQAAADAASVGSIAKASPAFLAAGSMTSDGPIPAGVTDAQNIFDANRANLTGYTLNSVTPTVVKSGSTITSTVAFSANINTIFLGLIGKTALTVSGTSSSTANMPLYVDFYLLLDNSPSMGVGATPDDVTALVNATSGSSWGNKQNCAFACHDYNDSNSTYNLAKTIGATTRIDVLRTATQSLMDTAAKTETYSNQFRMAIYDFGASSKTIGLRALFSLSASLSSAKTAAASIDLMGVYGNNDAYTADKDTQFSKIFPAMANLIPASGSGTSSAPLKYLFFVSDGVADESNAACSKTMYNSRWGNISPRCQSPLDATLCDALKKNNVKIAVLYTTYLKLKDNQWYMDWIDPFNQPPFGPSPNSEIAQNMQKCASPGLYFEVSPTEGISDAMNALFKKAVADARIAS